In the Malaya genurostris strain Urasoe2022 chromosome 1, Malgen_1.1, whole genome shotgun sequence genome, one interval contains:
- the LOC131429703 gene encoding adiponectin receptor protein — translation MSSRYELDVPLPCTTLDTLACPTRRPISDDDILNPVDFTLRKRRVWTPEEEDSLASEDIDLLDDDDELEEEEDDGVGCPLPSTPEDTQLLEAEMTEVLKAGVLSDEIDLGALAHNAAEQAEEFVRKVWEASWKVCHFKHLPSWLQDNDFLHKGHRPPLPSFSACFKSIFRIHTETGNIWTHLLGCVMFIGVAMYFLTRPSFEMQLQEKLIFMAFFVGAIVCLGFSFAFHTLCCHSEMVGKLFSKLDYCGIALLIMGSFVPWLYYGFYCHYKHKLIYLTVVIVLGMTSIITSLWDKFSQPNLRPLRAGVFMSFGLSGIIPAIHYVLMEGWFSKISQASLGWLILMGLLYILGAMFYALRVPERWFPGKCDIWFQSHQIFHVLVLVAAFVHYHGISEMAMYRVTVGECDIPHQHPAIGF, via the exons ATGTCGTCACGATACGAGCTGGATGTGCCACTACCGTGCACCACTTTGGACACGTTGGCTTGTCCCACCAGGCGTCCGATATCGGATGACGATATTCTCAATCCGGTAGATTTCACGCTTCGTAAGCGACGAGTTTGGACACCGGAGGAGGAGGATTCGCTTGCTTCCGAGGACATCGATCTGCTGGACGACGATGACGAACTGGAGGAAGAGGAGGATGACGGCGTGGGCTGTCCGCTTCCGTCCACACCAGAAGACACCCAGCTGTTGGAGGCGGAAATGACGGAAGTCCTGAAGGCGGGCGTTCTCTCCGACGAAATTGACCTGGGAGCACTGGCTCACAATGCGGCCGAGCAAGCCGAAGAATTTGTGCGCAAAGTGTGGGAAGCTTCGTGGAAGGTGTGCCATTTTAAACATCTTCCGTCCTGGCTACAGGATAATGATTTTCTGCACAAAGGCCACCGGCCACCATTGCCATCGTTCAGTGCTTGCTTCAAATCGATCTTCCGCATTCACACCGAAACTGGTAATATCTGGACACATCTGTTAGGCTGCGTAATGTTTATCGGCGTTGCGATGTACTTCTTGACACGTCCCTCGTTCGAGATGCAACTGCAAGAGAAGTTGATTTTTATGGCATTCTTCGTCGGCGCGATTGTGTGTCTAGGATTTTCGTTTGCCTTCCATACGCTGTGCTGTCACTCGGAGATGGTTGGCAAATTGTTTTCCAA GTTGGACTACTGCGGTATTGCTCTGCTAATCATGGGATCATTCGTACCTTGGCTCTACTACGGTTTCTACTGTCATTACAAGCACAAACTGATCTACCTAACGGTGGTGATTGTTCTCGGTATGACTTCGATTATCACATCGTTATGGGACAAATTCTCTCAGCCGAATCTAAGACCGCTGCGGGCAG GTGTTTTTATGAGCTTCGGATTATCCGGAATAATTCCTGCTATTCACTACGTCCTGATGGAAGGTTGGTTCAGTAAAATATCGCAAGCTAGTCTTggatggctgattttgatgggaTTGTTATATATTTTGGGTGCAATGTTCTATGCCCTGCGAGTACCCGAACGATGGTTCCCGGGAAAATGTGACATTTGG TTCCAATCGCATCAAATTTTCCACGTCCTGGTACTTGTGGCCGCCTTCGTGCACTACCACGGCATCAGCGAGATGGCCATGTACCGAGTGACCGTAGGCGAGTGCGACATTCCTCACCAGCATCCGGCGATTGGATTTTGA